In one window of Candidatus Avedoeria danica DNA:
- a CDS encoding site-specific DNA-methyltransferase: MGRIILGDNLAVLATLPSASIDLIYIDPPFNTGHRQTRTRLRTVRDDDGGDRTGFQGRRYRTESLGVSGYDDRFEDFPSFIAPRLKEGRRVLKPTGSFFLHMDYREVHYAKVLMDALFTRECFMNEIIWAYDYGARSKRRWPAKHDNILWYVMDPEAYTFEYGRMDRIPYLAPGMVGPEKAARGKTPTDVWWQTIVSTNGREKTGYATQKPLAILERIVKVHSRPGDVCLDFFAGSGTLGEAAAKHGCDFVLVDNNPDAVEVMARRLAAYEPTVERG; the protein is encoded by the coding sequence GTGGGACGGATCATCCTGGGCGACAACCTGGCGGTGCTGGCGACGCTGCCGAGCGCCTCGATCGACCTGATCTATATCGACCCGCCGTTCAACACGGGCCACCGCCAGACGCGAACGCGCCTGCGCACGGTGCGGGACGACGACGGCGGCGACCGGACCGGCTTCCAGGGGCGGCGCTATCGCACGGAGTCGCTCGGCGTGAGCGGCTACGACGACCGCTTCGAGGATTTCCCGAGCTTCATCGCACCGCGCTTGAAGGAAGGACGGCGCGTGCTGAAGCCGACCGGCAGCTTCTTCCTGCACATGGACTACCGCGAGGTCCACTACGCCAAAGTGCTGATGGACGCCTTGTTCACGCGCGAATGCTTCATGAACGAGATCATCTGGGCCTACGACTACGGCGCGCGCTCCAAGCGCCGCTGGCCGGCCAAACACGACAACATCCTGTGGTACGTGATGGACCCCGAAGCCTACACGTTCGAGTACGGGCGTATGGACCGGATCCCCTATCTGGCCCCCGGCATGGTCGGTCCAGAGAAGGCGGCGCGCGGCAAGACGCCCACCGACGTGTGGTGGCAGACGATCGTCAGCACGAACGGGCGCGAGAAGACGGGCTACGCCACGCAGAAGCCGCTGGCGATCCTGGAACGGATCGTGAAGGTGCACAGCCGACCGGGCGATGTCTGCCTCGACTTCTTCGCCGGCAGCGGCACGCTGGGCGAAGCGGCGGCCAAGCACGGGTGTGACTTCGTGCTCGTGGACAACAACCCGGACGCCGTCGAAGTGATGGCGCGGCGGCTGGCGGCGTATGAACCGACGGTGGAGCGCGGCTGA
- a CDS encoding histidine--tRNA ligase has protein sequence MTDFQRPTGTQDVLPDDQAYWRWILATARDVAGRYGCRPIDIPIYEHTELFARGVGTGTDIVEKEMFTFRPRPESEQLTLRPEFTAGIMRAYLQNGMGSWPQPVRLVTFGPVFRYERPQANRFRQHSQFNVEIIGEADPVVDFEVMSLLWDYFSALGLTGLRFQLNSIGSPQARRSYVADVLVPYLERRRAELPEIDIERLAKNPLRVLDSKEAPTQSVIADAPRLTDHIDDESRAHFADLRRYLDLAGLAYDLNPLLVRGLDYYTRSVFEIHVQGIGAQSALCGGGRYDGLMELLGGVPTPGVGFGSGIERCVAVLKQFDIPPPPLGTPDVWFVYFDGPTKDACVQAAVALRRAGIAASMSPGTKGMRKQLGDASDAGARFAAIIGGDELAAGTVMLKDLAAQEQRVVERDALALAVTGGSPDDG, from the coding sequence ATGACCGACTTCCAGCGCCCGACCGGCACGCAAGACGTCCTGCCAGACGACCAGGCCTATTGGCGCTGGATCCTCGCCACGGCGCGCGATGTCGCCGGCCGTTACGGCTGCCGGCCGATCGACATCCCGATCTACGAGCACACCGAGCTGTTTGCGCGCGGGGTCGGGACCGGGACGGACATCGTCGAAAAAGAGATGTTCACGTTCCGGCCGCGGCCGGAGAGCGAGCAGCTCACGCTCCGGCCCGAGTTCACGGCCGGGATCATGCGGGCCTACCTCCAGAACGGGATGGGCTCGTGGCCCCAGCCCGTCCGGCTCGTCACGTTCGGCCCGGTCTTCCGCTACGAGCGGCCGCAGGCGAACCGTTTCCGGCAGCACTCCCAGTTCAACGTCGAGATCATCGGCGAGGCCGATCCGGTCGTGGACTTCGAGGTGATGAGCCTGCTGTGGGACTACTTCTCGGCGCTTGGCCTGACGGGCCTGCGCTTCCAGCTGAACTCGATCGGCAGCCCCCAGGCGCGCCGGTCGTACGTTGCCGACGTCCTCGTCCCGTACCTCGAGCGCCGCCGTGCCGAGCTGCCCGAGATCGACATCGAGCGGCTGGCGAAGAACCCGCTGCGCGTGCTGGACAGCAAGGAGGCGCCGACGCAGAGCGTCATCGCCGACGCGCCGCGCCTCACGGACCACATCGACGACGAGAGCCGCGCCCACTTCGCCGACCTCAGGCGCTACCTCGACCTCGCCGGACTGGCGTACGACCTCAACCCATTGCTCGTTCGCGGACTCGATTACTACACGCGCTCCGTGTTCGAGATCCACGTGCAGGGCATCGGCGCCCAGAGCGCGCTGTGCGGCGGCGGGCGGTACGACGGCCTGATGGAGCTCCTGGGCGGCGTGCCGACGCCCGGCGTGGGGTTCGGCAGCGGGATCGAGCGCTGCGTGGCCGTCCTCAAGCAGTTCGACATCCCGCCGCCGCCACTCGGCACGCCCGACGTCTGGTTCGTCTACTTCGACGGCCCCACCAAGGACGCGTGCGTGCAGGCGGCCGTGGCGCTCCGGCGTGCCGGGATCGCGGCCTCGATGTCGCCGGGCACGAAGGGGATGCGCAAGCAGCTGGGCGATGCGTCCGACGCCGGGGCGCGGTTCGCGGCGATCATCGGCGGGGACGAGCTGGCGGCCGGGACGGTCATGCTGAAGGACCTCGCGGCCCAGGAGCAGCGGGTCGTCGAGCGGGATGCGCTTGCGCTGGCGGTCACGGGCGGGTCGCCGGACGACGGGTAG
- a CDS encoding SUMF1/EgtB/PvdO family nonheme iron enzyme — MTEAVITPQLVEQALRRLDNPRALAEHPFCSLAVVRQRRAEDPLAGSAGDVGRTLAAVLRDLVLRNLTGHRGADVPDGPQPIDAVVAGLQADFTARDGEREAWSVVYHRWVCPSRMPSIDIQTISAYSKRTIHRRGDDGCQLIAERLIFHERVALAEEAKRAVPLPVLGDEMSLRRWVIETVRRDGLAALAQLPLAEGVRADAPIVDLIDYQASRVLAWSDAPDALFFRCVELTLLLDQGEDAADGRWRAEVERYPDLVKALDRTTDPVLVLLGAPGSGKSTLLRHLELKAAAAALEAPGDSGRVPFYAPLSDYRADALGAIPPPPAVWLADRWSRRYPLLPPLDDLVADGRVLLLLDGLNEMPHTSDADNRERIGVWKTYLHAMIAGRPGNRALVACRRLDYSAQLSTPTLRVPQLEIQPLDDDQLAEFVQKYNPQLAAVIDDGLAMGGRRDLFRTPFQLRLLIHHIEGGGDPNADPVTLFTSLVRAALHREIKSENVRFLADDLLTERDRRRLVQGRAWANPHALPDEGRLIPSLARLAYGMQAGRGGVEGAHVRIGYGHARALMDTRVLPCADAVLRAGIDLGVLDEDGSGEEVLFHHQLIQEYFAARMFAATPDVDRVRVATRADEIQPSLDETIAGLAIADPLPPPPGTVWDQTVLMAAVLTRTPDVLIPDLAERNPVLAGRAAAQAACGVSEVVKESLRWRLVETSRNPEVDLRVRIAAGLALGELGDPRFTRGVGPEGHAYLLPPFIEIPAGTYTIGSDGSIYPEEAPEHQVTLESFKIAQFPVTRAEYALFMEAGGYEDERWWDTEAARAWRRGEGTGEGVRFNIMDVLAQYRQQPGLLEEQARRGMMEARLYDKWRSQLDVDVAELPAYLLALYPDVRFRAPRMSSVGMGTASSLPVVGICWYEAAAYCNWLSHQSGDQCALPTEVEWEAAARGSDARSLPFRGLSYGSPCNTVESHLRSLSPIGVFSFGDTPSGISDLAGNVGEWTSSAYLAYPYSLHHECSSNVCAQRVRRGGSWMYGIREARTTCRFGVHAAIYSRDGGFRFTIR, encoded by the coding sequence ATGACCGAAGCCGTCATCACGCCACAGCTCGTCGAGCAGGCGCTGCGCCGCCTCGACAATCCGCGTGCGCTGGCGGAACACCCGTTTTGCAGCTTGGCCGTTGTCCGCCAACGGCGCGCCGAGGACCCGCTGGCGGGCAGCGCCGGCGACGTCGGCCGCACGCTGGCGGCGGTGCTGCGGGACTTGGTCCTGCGCAACCTGACCGGCCACCGCGGCGCCGACGTGCCCGACGGTCCACAGCCGATCGACGCTGTCGTCGCCGGGCTGCAGGCGGACTTCACCGCCCGCGACGGCGAGCGCGAGGCGTGGAGCGTCGTCTACCATCGCTGGGTCTGCCCGTCGCGGATGCCGTCGATTGACATCCAGACGATCAGCGCGTACTCCAAGCGCACGATCCACCGCCGAGGCGACGACGGCTGCCAGCTGATCGCCGAACGCCTGATCTTCCACGAGCGCGTGGCGCTGGCCGAGGAGGCCAAGCGCGCCGTGCCGCTGCCCGTGCTCGGCGACGAGATGTCCCTTCGGCGCTGGGTGATCGAGACCGTTCGGCGCGACGGCCTTGCGGCGCTGGCGCAGCTGCCGCTGGCCGAAGGGGTGCGTGCGGACGCGCCGATCGTCGACCTCATCGACTACCAGGCCAGCCGGGTGCTGGCGTGGTCCGACGCGCCCGACGCGTTGTTCTTCCGCTGCGTCGAGCTGACGTTGCTGCTGGATCAGGGCGAGGATGCCGCCGACGGGCGCTGGCGGGCCGAGGTCGAGCGCTACCCCGACCTGGTCAAGGCGCTCGACCGAACCACCGACCCGGTGCTCGTGCTGCTCGGCGCGCCCGGCAGCGGGAAGAGCACACTGCTGCGCCACCTCGAGCTGAAGGCGGCGGCTGCGGCACTGGAGGCGCCGGGCGATTCCGGACGCGTGCCGTTCTATGCGCCGCTGTCCGACTACCGTGCCGACGCCCTCGGCGCCATCCCACCCCCGCCGGCGGTGTGGCTCGCCGACCGGTGGTCGCGCCGCTACCCGCTGCTGCCGCCGTTGGACGATCTGGTGGCCGACGGCCGTGTGCTCCTGCTGCTCGACGGCCTCAACGAGATGCCGCACACCTCCGACGCCGACAACCGCGAGCGGATCGGGGTGTGGAAGACCTATCTGCACGCGATGATCGCCGGCCGACCCGGCAACCGCGCCCTCGTGGCCTGCCGCCGTCTGGACTACAGCGCGCAGCTCTCGACGCCGACGCTTCGTGTCCCGCAGCTCGAGATCCAGCCGCTCGACGACGACCAGCTGGCCGAGTTCGTCCAGAAGTACAACCCCCAGCTGGCCGCGGTGATCGACGACGGTCTGGCGATGGGCGGGCGGCGCGACCTGTTCCGGACGCCATTCCAGCTGCGCCTGCTCATCCACCACATCGAGGGCGGCGGCGACCCGAACGCCGACCCGGTGACGCTGTTCACGTCGCTGGTCCGGGCGGCGCTGCACCGCGAGATAAAGAGCGAGAACGTGCGCTTCCTGGCGGACGACCTGCTGACGGAGCGGGACCGCCGCCGGCTCGTCCAAGGGCGCGCCTGGGCCAACCCGCACGCCCTGCCGGACGAGGGCCGCCTGATCCCATCCCTCGCCCGCCTGGCCTACGGGATGCAGGCCGGCCGCGGCGGGGTCGAGGGGGCGCACGTGCGCATCGGCTACGGGCACGCCCGGGCGCTGATGGACACGCGTGTGCTCCCGTGCGCCGACGCGGTGCTGCGGGCAGGGATCGACCTCGGCGTGCTGGACGAGGACGGATCGGGCGAAGAGGTGCTCTTCCACCACCAGCTGATCCAGGAGTACTTCGCGGCGCGCATGTTCGCCGCCACGCCCGATGTCGATCGCGTCCGCGTGGCCACCCGCGCCGACGAGATCCAACCGAGCCTCGACGAGACGATCGCCGGCCTGGCGATCGCCGACCCGCTGCCGCCGCCGCCCGGCACGGTGTGGGACCAGACGGTGCTGATGGCCGCCGTCCTCACGCGCACGCCGGACGTCCTGATCCCGGACTTGGCGGAGCGCAACCCGGTGCTGGCCGGCCGTGCCGCGGCGCAGGCGGCGTGCGGCGTCTCGGAGGTCGTCAAGGAGTCCCTCCGCTGGCGCCTCGTCGAGACCTCCCGCAACCCGGAGGTGGACCTTCGCGTCCGCATCGCCGCCGGCCTCGCCCTCGGTGAGCTGGGCGATCCGCGGTTCACCCGAGGTGTCGGGCCGGAGGGGCACGCCTACCTCCTGCCGCCGTTCATCGAGATCCCGGCCGGCACGTACACGATCGGGAGCGATGGGAGCATCTATCCGGAGGAGGCGCCGGAGCACCAGGTGACGCTCGAATCGTTCAAGATCGCCCAGTTCCCGGTGACGCGGGCGGAGTATGCGCTGTTCATGGAGGCGGGGGGGTACGAGGATGAGCGGTGGTGGGATACGGAGGCGGCGCGGGCGTGGAGGCGGGGGGAGGGGACGGGAGAGGGCGTTCGTTTCAACATCATGGACGTCCTCGCACAGTACCGACAGCAGCCAGGCCTTCTGGAGGAGCAAGCTAGGCGCGGAATGATGGAGGCGCGGCTCTACGACAAGTGGCGGTCGCAGCTCGACGTCGACGTGGCTGAACTACCGGCATATCTACTTGCGCTCTATCCGGACGTCCGATTTCGCGCACCGCGCATGTCCAGCGTTGGCATGGGAACTGCGTCATCACTTCCCGTCGTCGGTATCTGTTGGTATGAGGCTGCCGCCTACTGCAACTGGCTGAGCCATCAGTCTGGCGATCAATGCGCATTGCCGACCGAGGTCGAATGGGAGGCGGCGGCGCGCGGGTCTGACGCGCGCTCACTTCCCTTCCGGGGATTATCGTACGGGTCGCCGTGCAACACCGTTGAGAGTCACTTACGATCGCTTTCACCGATCGGCGTGTTCTCCTTCGGTGACACACCATCAGGCATCAGTGACCTGGCAGGTAATGTCGGTGAGTGGACATCGTCCGCATACCTCGCATATCCATATTCGTTGCATCACGAATGCTCTTCGAACGTGTGCGCTCAGCGCGTCCGGCGAGGTGGGAGCTGGATGTATGGCATTCGCGAGGCCAGAACGACGTGTCGGTTTGGAGTCCACGCCGCCATCTATTCACGTGACGGTGGCTTTCGTTTCACAATACGCTGA
- a CDS encoding tyrosine phenol-lyase: MGQQFGRRSWAEPWKIKVVEPLTMTTRAQREQALGEAGFNTFLLRSDDVYIDLLTDSGTNAMSDRQWAGMMLGDEAYAGSRNFYRLEETVQRTYGYRYFVPTHQGRGAEHLISQTAIRPGQVIPGNMYFTTTRLHQELAGGRFVDVIIDAAHDPHDPHPFKGNVDLAKLEAVIASEGAANIAYVSLAGTVNMAGGQPVSMANVKDVRALCDRHGLKLFLDATRLVENAFFIQEREAGYAERSIAQIVRELCDLTDAAWMSAKKDSLVNIGGWLAVNDEGLFEELRNLVVVYEGLHTYGGLAGRDMEAMAIGITESMQDDYIRSRIGQVRYLGELLADWDIPIVRPTGGHAVFLDARAFYPHVPQDQFPAQLLAAELYLDAGIRAMERGIVSAGRDPQTGEHQFPKLELTRLTIPRRVYTQAHMDVVAESVKAVYDQRATATGLRMLYEPKYLRFFQARFERV, encoded by the coding sequence ATGGGCCAACAGTTCGGCCGCCGCTCGTGGGCCGAGCCGTGGAAGATCAAGGTCGTCGAGCCGCTGACGATGACGACGCGCGCGCAGCGCGAGCAGGCGCTCGGCGAGGCCGGCTTCAACACGTTCCTGCTGCGGTCGGACGACGTGTACATCGACCTGCTGACGGACAGCGGGACGAACGCGATGAGCGACCGGCAGTGGGCCGGGATGATGCTGGGTGACGAAGCGTATGCGGGCAGCCGCAACTTCTATCGTCTCGAGGAGACGGTCCAGCGCACGTACGGCTACCGCTACTTCGTGCCGACGCATCAGGGCCGCGGGGCGGAGCACCTGATCAGCCAGACGGCGATCCGACCGGGCCAGGTGATCCCGGGCAACATGTACTTCACGACGACCCGCCTGCACCAGGAGCTGGCCGGCGGCCGCTTCGTGGACGTCATCATCGACGCGGCGCACGATCCGCACGACCCGCATCCGTTCAAGGGCAACGTCGACCTCGCCAAGCTCGAGGCCGTGATCGCATCCGAGGGCGCGGCGAACATCGCCTACGTCAGCCTGGCCGGCACGGTGAACATGGCCGGCGGGCAGCCGGTCAGCATGGCCAACGTGAAGGACGTGCGCGCGCTGTGCGATCGGCACGGCCTGAAGCTCTTCCTGGATGCCACGCGCCTCGTCGAAAACGCGTTCTTCATCCAGGAGCGCGAGGCCGGGTACGCGGAGCGCTCCATCGCCCAGATCGTCCGCGAGCTGTGCGACCTCACGGATGCGGCGTGGATGAGCGCCAAGAAGGACAGCCTCGTGAACATCGGCGGCTGGCTGGCGGTGAACGACGAGGGGCTGTTCGAGGAGCTGCGCAACCTCGTCGTCGTCTACGAGGGCCTGCACACGTACGGCGGCCTGGCGGGGCGCGACATGGAGGCGATGGCGATCGGCATCACGGAGTCCATGCAGGACGACTACATCCGCTCCCGGATCGGCCAGGTCCGTTACCTGGGCGAGCTGCTGGCCGACTGGGACATCCCGATCGTCCGTCCGACGGGCGGCCACGCCGTCTTCCTGGACGCCCGCGCGTTCTACCCGCACGTCCCGCAGGACCAGTTCCCGGCCCAGCTGCTGGCCGCCGAGCTCTACCTGGACGCCGGCATCCGGGCGATGGAGCGCGGCATCGTCAGCGCCGGCCGCGATCCGCAAACCGGCGAGCATCAGTTCCCCAAGCTCGAACTGACCCGCCTGACGATCCCGCGCCGCGTCTACACCCAGGCCCACATGGACGTCGTAGCCGAGTCCGTGAAGGCCGTGTACGACCAGCGGGCGACGGCGACGGGGCTTCGAATGCTGTACGAGCCGAAGTACTTGCGGTTCTTCCAGGCGCGGTTCGAGCGGGTATAG